One Prolixibacteraceae bacterium DNA segment encodes these proteins:
- the lpxA gene encoding acyl-ACP--UDP-N-acetylglucosamine O-acyltransferase — MKESLAYIHPDAKIGQNVTIEPFASIFNDVEIGDGTHISSNVTILPGTRIGKNCKIHSGAVIGGDPQDLKYKGEYTTVEIGDNNTIREFVTINKGTSAAMKTVVGNNCLIMAYSHIAHDCIVGNHVILANCTQLAGEVIVSDWAILGGGTLVHQFCHIGEHVMVSGGSHVSKDIPPFVKAGRDPLSFVGVNSIGLRRRQFTNDKIREVQDIFRFLYQKGYNNKQALEIIATEVPQSKERDMIIEFVKNSHRGVIKGYYSEK; from the coding sequence ATGAAAGAATCGTTAGCATACATTCATCCTGACGCAAAAATTGGACAGAATGTAACCATCGAACCTTTTGCATCCATCTTTAATGACGTTGAAATTGGAGATGGAACTCATATTAGTTCGAATGTAACTATTCTTCCTGGTACTCGTATCGGTAAGAACTGTAAAATACACTCTGGGGCTGTTATCGGAGGCGACCCTCAAGATTTAAAATATAAAGGAGAATATACAACTGTTGAAATTGGTGACAATAACACAATACGTGAATTTGTAACAATCAACAAAGGTACTTCTGCTGCAATGAAAACTGTGGTAGGAAACAACTGTTTAATCATGGCATATTCTCATATTGCTCACGACTGTATTGTTGGAAACCATGTAATTTTAGCAAACTGTACTCAACTTGCAGGAGAGGTTATTGTAAGTGATTGGGCAATATTAGGAGGAGGAACTTTAGTTCATCAATTCTGTCATATCGGCGAACATGTGATGGTAAGTGGAGGTTCTCATGTTTCTAAAGACATACCGCCTTTCGTAAAAGCAGGTAGAGATCCTTTATCTTTTGTCGGAGTAAACTCTATTGGACTTCGAAGAAGACAGTTTACGAATGATAAAATTAGAGAGGTTCAAGATATCTTCCGTTTCTTATATCAGAAAGGGTACAATAACAAGCAAGCTCTTGAAATAATTGCAACTGAAGTGCCTCAATCTAAAGAGCGCGACATGATTATTGAGTTTGTGAAAAACTCTCATAGGGGAGTAATTAAAGGTTATTATTCTGAAAAATAA
- a CDS encoding bifunctional UDP-3-O-[3-hydroxymyristoyl] N-acetylglucosamine deacetylase/3-hydroxyacyl-ACP dehydratase, whose product MSDIQKTILETVSISGKGLHTGANVTMTFLPAPENHGFKFKRTDIEGHPILDCDLSLVTDTSRGTVLQMGDIRISTIEHTMAALIASDLDNILIELDGPEAPIMDGSSIKIMEALKKAGLKEQKSKREYFVVKEKITYSDPEKGVEIIALPDDDFRANVLISFDSIVLGNQFASLDNIKDFEKEIAPCRTFVFVRELEMLLQHNLVKGGDLDNAIVIMDQKMDQKDLDRLASLFNQDNIQADKIGILNNINLHFNNEPARHKLLDIIGDLALVGKRIKGRIIATRPGHHANTEFGKIIKKAICKEEQKNKVPQYNPKAKPLFDINDIKNMLPHRYPFLLIDKIIEKKDNYIVGVKNVTVNEPFFQGHFPEEPVMPGVLLVEAMGQCGGIYVLSDNPDKNYGTYFMKMDNIKFRKKVIPGDTVIFKLELLGGIRRGVAHMKGYAYVGDTLVAEGGFMAQIVEQ is encoded by the coding sequence ATGAGTGATATACAAAAAACCATTTTAGAAACAGTTTCTATTTCTGGGAAAGGCCTACACACAGGTGCCAATGTAACAATGACATTTCTACCTGCACCAGAAAATCATGGCTTTAAATTTAAGCGTACTGATATTGAAGGCCACCCAATACTAGATTGTGATCTATCCCTCGTAACAGACACATCTAGAGGTACCGTTTTACAAATGGGAGATATTAGAATATCGACCATTGAACACACTATGGCTGCTCTTATTGCATCGGACCTTGACAATATTCTAATCGAACTTGATGGCCCCGAAGCTCCTATAATGGACGGAAGTTCTATAAAGATAATGGAAGCCCTAAAAAAGGCTGGTCTAAAAGAACAAAAATCAAAAAGAGAATATTTTGTTGTAAAAGAAAAGATCACTTATTCTGATCCTGAAAAAGGTGTTGAGATTATTGCACTTCCGGATGATGACTTTAGAGCAAATGTACTTATATCATTCGATTCTATTGTTCTTGGAAATCAATTCGCATCTCTTGACAATATCAAAGACTTTGAGAAGGAAATTGCACCCTGTCGAACTTTTGTTTTTGTTAGAGAATTAGAAATGCTACTTCAGCATAATCTTGTTAAAGGAGGCGATCTAGATAATGCGATTGTAATCATGGATCAAAAGATGGATCAAAAAGACCTTGATCGACTTGCCTCTCTTTTTAACCAAGATAATATTCAAGCTGATAAAATTGGCATATTAAATAACATCAACCTTCACTTCAACAACGAACCTGCAAGACACAAACTACTGGATATTATTGGTGACCTTGCTCTAGTTGGAAAACGAATCAAAGGGAGAATCATTGCTACCAGACCAGGACACCATGCTAACACTGAGTTTGGAAAGATTATAAAAAAAGCAATATGTAAAGAGGAGCAAAAAAACAAAGTTCCGCAATATAACCCGAAAGCAAAGCCTCTTTTTGATATTAATGATATCAAGAACATGCTCCCTCATCGCTACCCTTTTCTTCTTATTGATAAAATCATTGAAAAGAAAGACAATTACATTGTTGGAGTAAAAAATGTTACGGTTAATGAACCTTTTTTTCAAGGACACTTCCCTGAAGAGCCAGTAATGCCTGGTGTTCTTCTTGTCGAGGCCATGGGACAATGTGGTGGCATATATGTTTTATCGGACAATCCTGATAAAAACTATGGCACTTACTTCATGAAAATGGATAATATTAAGTTCCGAAAAAAAGTTATTCCTGGCGACACAGTAATTTTCAAACTCGAATTACTTGGTGGTATCAGACGAGGTGTAGCTCATATGAAAGGATATGCTTACGTTGGTGATACACTCGTAGCTGAAGGTGGTTTTATGGCTCAAATTGTAGAACAGTAA
- the lpxD gene encoding UDP-3-O-(3-hydroxymyristoyl)glucosamine N-acyltransferase, whose amino-acid sequence MKFTAQDIATIIDGTVDGDKNTIIKNVSKIDDSAPETLAFLANTNYTHHIYTTQASVVLVKNDFTPDKPLQCTLIRVKDPYTAIATLLNAYAEMQPQKVGIENPSYMAKSATIGDDIYLGAFAYIGENVTIGNNVKIYPNTYIGDNTVIGDNCIIYAGVKVYPQSHIGQNCIIHAGAVLGSDGFGFAPTKDGSYKKIAQIGNVKLEDNVEIGANTTIDCATMGSTVIKQGVKLDNLVQIAHNVVIGENTVIASQSGVAGSTKVGSNCIFAGQVGVAGHLKIGNHTTLAAQAGIMSDVDENQTLFGTPAMDVKQAFRIEAVKRKLPDLRRDLNSLSKKIKSLDLDL is encoded by the coding sequence ATGAAATTCACTGCTCAAGATATAGCTACTATCATAGATGGTACAGTGGATGGTGACAAAAATACTATCATCAAAAACGTATCAAAGATTGATGATAGTGCACCTGAAACATTGGCTTTTCTTGCCAATACAAATTACACCCACCATATCTATACAACCCAAGCTTCTGTTGTGCTTGTAAAAAATGATTTTACTCCAGATAAACCCCTTCAGTGTACTCTTATTAGAGTAAAAGATCCTTATACTGCAATTGCTACGCTACTAAATGCATATGCAGAAATGCAACCTCAGAAAGTCGGAATTGAGAATCCTAGTTACATGGCTAAAAGTGCAACTATCGGAGACGATATTTATCTTGGTGCCTTTGCATATATCGGAGAAAATGTAACTATTGGAAACAATGTTAAAATCTATCCGAACACTTATATCGGTGATAATACAGTCATTGGTGATAATTGCATTATTTATGCAGGGGTAAAAGTATATCCACAATCTCATATTGGTCAAAACTGTATTATTCATGCAGGTGCTGTTTTAGGGTCTGATGGATTTGGTTTTGCACCAACTAAAGATGGTTCTTATAAAAAGATTGCACAAATTGGTAACGTAAAACTAGAAGACAATGTAGAGATTGGAGCCAATACTACCATAGATTGTGCAACAATGGGATCTACTGTCATCAAGCAAGGTGTGAAGCTTGATAACTTAGTACAAATTGCACACAATGTCGTTATCGGAGAGAATACAGTAATAGCTTCTCAATCAGGAGTAGCAGGATCAACTAAAGTTGGTAGTAATTGCATATTCGCAGGACAAGTAGGGGTAGCTGGTCACTTAAAAATAGGAAACCATACGACACTTGCTGCACAAGCGGGTATCATGTCTGATGTGGATGAGAATCAAACACTTTTTGGAACTCCTGCAATGGATGTTAAACAAGCTTTCCGTATTGAGGCAGTTAAACGTAAACTACCTGACTTAAGACGCGACTTAAATAGTTTGTCTAAAAAAATAAAATCTCTTGATTTAGATTTATAA
- the rimP gene encoding ribosome assembly cofactor RimP — MISKDTVYKLLEEKLVGDLFLVDLTVSSSNVITVVIDSDSSVNVDTCIEISRQVEHNLDREAEDFELTVYSAGVGEPLKLPRQYEKNIDRELDLVTSLGDKLVGVLKEADQEKFVLEVSKKERVEGKKKKIVVTTQHTLFYTDIKTAKVVVSFK, encoded by the coding sequence ATGATAAGTAAAGATACCGTATATAAGTTATTAGAAGAGAAGTTGGTTGGAGATCTTTTTTTGGTTGATCTAACTGTGTCGTCTTCAAATGTAATCACTGTCGTAATTGATAGTGACTCAAGTGTAAATGTGGATACTTGTATCGAAATAAGTCGTCAGGTGGAACACAACCTAGATCGTGAAGCGGAAGATTTCGAGCTAACTGTTTATTCTGCAGGGGTTGGAGAACCATTGAAACTACCTCGTCAATATGAAAAAAATATTGATAGAGAGCTTGATTTGGTAACCTCTTTAGGAGATAAACTTGTTGGTGTTTTAAAAGAGGCTGATCAAGAGAAGTTTGTTTTAGAAGTAAGTAAAAAAGAACGTGTAGAAGGTAAAAAGAAGAAGATTGTGGTGACAACACAACATACTCTTTTCTATACGGATATAAAGACAGCGAAAGTTGTAGTTTCATTCAAATAA
- the nusA gene encoding transcription termination factor NusA yields the protein MDNLNLIDTFSEFKELKNIDRATMMSVLEDVFRSVLQKQFGTDENFDVIINPDKGDLEIFRNREVVKDEDLEDPNLQISLSEAKKIDSDYELGEDVTDEVSFKDFGRRSILNLRQNLAARILELEKDNIYNEYKSKIGQIVTGEVYQIWKREILILDDEENELLLPKTEQIPSDFFRKGDTVRAIVTSVEMRNSNPMIMLSRTSPDFLSRLFELEVPEIYDGLIIIKKIERVPGERAKVAVESYDERIDPVGACVGMKGSRIHGIVRELKNENIDVVNYTNNVQLYIQRALNPAQVTSIRINEEFKKADVFLRPDQVSLAIGKGGLNIRLASRLTGYEIDVYREAEEDDEDVSIDEFSDEIDEWIIGSLKSIGCDTAKSVLRLSREELIKRTDLEDETVDEIIDIFQSEFE from the coding sequence ATGGATAACCTTAATTTGATTGATACTTTCTCGGAGTTTAAGGAGTTGAAAAATATTGATCGTGCGACCATGATGAGTGTTTTGGAGGATGTTTTTAGAAGCGTTCTACAGAAACAATTTGGGACCGATGAGAATTTTGATGTGATTATAAACCCTGATAAAGGTGATCTAGAGATATTTAGAAATCGTGAAGTCGTAAAAGATGAAGATTTAGAGGACCCAAATCTTCAGATTTCTCTTTCAGAAGCAAAAAAGATTGATTCTGATTATGAGTTAGGTGAAGATGTGACCGATGAAGTAAGCTTTAAGGATTTTGGACGTCGTTCGATTTTGAACTTAAGACAGAATTTAGCCGCACGTATTTTAGAGCTAGAGAAAGATAATATTTATAACGAGTACAAGTCTAAGATTGGACAGATTGTAACTGGTGAAGTTTATCAAATTTGGAAGCGTGAGATCCTTATTCTAGATGATGAAGAGAATGAGTTGCTTTTGCCTAAGACGGAACAAATTCCTTCTGATTTTTTCAGAAAAGGAGATACTGTACGTGCAATCGTGACAAGTGTAGAGATGAGAAATAGTAATCCTATGATTATGCTTTCTCGTACTTCACCAGATTTCTTGTCTCGTCTTTTCGAATTAGAAGTTCCAGAGATCTACGATGGTCTTATTATAATTAAGAAAATTGAGCGTGTTCCTGGAGAAAGAGCAAAAGTTGCTGTTGAATCTTACGATGAACGAATTGATCCAGTTGGAGCTTGTGTTGGAATGAAAGGATCTCGTATCCATGGAATTGTACGCGAGCTTAAGAATGAAAACATTGATGTAGTAAACTACACGAATAATGTACAACTATATATCCAAAGAGCTCTTAATCCTGCACAAGTAACTTCTATTCGTATAAACGAGGAATTTAAAAAAGCGGATGTGTTCTTGCGTCCTGATCAAGTTTCACTTGCCATTGGTAAAGGCGGTTTAAATATCCGCTTGGCTAGTCGATTGACTGGTTATGAGATTGATGTGTATCGTGAAGCTGAAGAGGATGACGAAGATGTAAGTATTGACGAATTCTCAGACGAAATTGATGAGTGGATTATCGGTTCACTAAAATCGATTGGATGTGATACAGCCAAGAGTGTATTGCGTTTAAGTCGTGAAGAATTAATTAAACGTACAGACCTAGAAGATGAGACCGTTGATGAAATAATTGATATTTTCCAATCGGAATTTGAATAA
- the infB gene encoding translation initiation factor IF-2 translates to MVSEGKRLSKVAKELNVGISTITDFLQKKGFEIKSNPNTKLESSVVKELESEFRNDHDLKKRSEKVALRPNSRKAKDSVIANDDVPNTPSDAPTQEKVSEPVVSSPKEEKEGTSSSEKKVQEEVQTKPKLKVLGKIDLSTSKKSTKDKKTPEKDKSADTSKPAKEVVDKKQFSEPIKDKPKKKAPLKTEKKENTPEVRKEKAVDEQRVIETAVNKKPQVESSTLQEASSSDKKNKTDKALDKPKEESNERMTKENGKKDQANKPVEKKEESVFHTERQKLSGPKVVGKIELPVEKKSDKSSKSDKNKKKRKRLPKEKVDINAKGTDSANKGQGNNRGRNGQRGGQGQNGGNQNNKDGNQNNSQNNNRNNRGGQQGGQQGGQNRNNSQRPNNRKHTKGRKPIVKKEVSEEDVQKQIKDTLARLTSKGKSKGAKHRRDKRQAASEKVAKEEAVIAQDKKVLKVTEFVSVSELATMMDVTATQVIATCMNLGTMVSINQRLDAETLSIVAEEFGYKVDFISVEVQEAIAEEVDKDEDLLVRPPIITVMGHVDHGKTSLLDYVRKANVIAGEAGGITQHIGAYNVTLEDGRKITFLDTPGHEAFTAMRARGAQVTDVAIIIVAADDNVMPQTIEAINHAAAAGVPIVFAINKVDRDAADPERIKSELANLNYMVEDWGGKYQSQEISAKTGLGVSELLDKVLLESEMLDLKANPDKRAIGSVVESSLDRGRGYTSTVLVESGTLHVGDVILAGPYHGHVKAMFNERNQQVKSVGPSEPVLVLGLNGAPQAGDKFNCLDSEREARQIANKREQLQREQGLRTQKHITLDEIGRRIAIGNFQELNVIVKGDVDGSIEALSDSLIKLSTEEIQVNIIHKAVGQISESDVMLATASNAIVVGFQVRPSIGARKLAEKEEIDIRLYSIIYDAIEEVKAAMEGMLSPEIKEEIVATVEVREIFKISKVGTIAGCFVREGKVSRNAKIRLIRDGIVVYTGELAALKRFKDDVKEVTHGYECGVSIEKYNDIRVDDVIEAYELVEVAKKL, encoded by the coding sequence ATGGTTTCAGAAGGAAAAAGATTAAGTAAGGTGGCCAAGGAACTCAATGTGGGGATCAGTACGATTACTGATTTCTTACAGAAAAAGGGGTTTGAGATTAAAAGTAATCCAAACACCAAATTAGAGTCTTCTGTGGTTAAAGAGTTAGAGAGTGAGTTCCGCAATGATCACGATCTAAAGAAACGTAGTGAGAAGGTTGCTCTTAGACCAAATAGTCGTAAGGCAAAGGACTCTGTTATTGCGAATGATGATGTACCCAATACTCCTTCCGATGCTCCAACGCAGGAGAAGGTGTCAGAACCTGTTGTTTCTTCTCCAAAAGAGGAGAAAGAGGGCACTTCATCTTCTGAAAAAAAGGTTCAAGAAGAGGTTCAAACAAAGCCTAAATTAAAAGTATTAGGAAAAATAGACCTCTCTACTTCGAAAAAGTCTACAAAAGACAAAAAAACGCCTGAAAAAGATAAATCTGCCGATACTTCCAAACCAGCGAAAGAGGTTGTGGATAAAAAACAATTTTCTGAACCAATTAAAGATAAACCTAAGAAAAAAGCTCCATTAAAAACGGAGAAAAAAGAAAATACTCCTGAGGTCCGAAAGGAAAAGGCTGTTGATGAGCAACGTGTCATCGAAACTGCAGTTAATAAAAAGCCGCAAGTCGAATCATCGACACTTCAGGAAGCTTCATCATCAGATAAAAAGAATAAGACGGACAAAGCTTTAGATAAGCCTAAAGAGGAAAGTAACGAAAGAATGACTAAAGAAAACGGAAAAAAGGATCAAGCTAACAAGCCTGTTGAAAAAAAGGAAGAAAGTGTATTTCACACTGAGAGACAGAAATTGTCTGGTCCTAAGGTTGTTGGGAAAATTGAACTTCCTGTAGAAAAGAAATCAGACAAATCTTCTAAGTCTGATAAAAATAAAAAGAAGAGAAAACGCCTTCCAAAAGAGAAGGTTGACATTAATGCTAAAGGAACCGACTCTGCAAATAAAGGACAAGGTAATAACCGAGGCAGAAATGGTCAAAGAGGCGGTCAAGGACAAAACGGTGGGAACCAGAATAATAAAGATGGGAACCAAAATAATAGCCAAAATAATAACCGTAATAACCGTGGTGGTCAACAAGGTGGTCAACAAGGTGGTCAAAACCGAAACAATAGTCAGAGACCAAACAACCGTAAACACACAAAAGGTCGTAAACCAATTGTGAAAAAAGAGGTTTCTGAAGAAGATGTTCAAAAGCAAATTAAGGATACTTTAGCACGTTTAACTTCTAAAGGTAAGTCTAAAGGAGCAAAGCACCGTCGTGATAAGAGACAAGCTGCAAGTGAGAAAGTTGCTAAAGAAGAAGCAGTAATTGCTCAAGATAAGAAAGTATTAAAGGTTACTGAGTTCGTTTCTGTTAGTGAGTTGGCAACCATGATGGATGTTACCGCAACACAGGTGATCGCAACTTGTATGAACCTTGGTACAATGGTTTCTATTAACCAACGTTTAGATGCAGAAACTTTAAGTATCGTTGCTGAAGAATTTGGTTATAAAGTTGATTTTATCTCTGTTGAGGTACAAGAAGCAATTGCAGAAGAGGTTGATAAAGATGAAGATCTTTTAGTTCGTCCTCCTATTATTACTGTAATGGGTCACGTTGATCATGGTAAGACATCACTTCTTGATTATGTTCGTAAGGCGAATGTGATAGCTGGAGAGGCTGGAGGAATTACTCAGCACATTGGTGCATATAATGTAACTCTAGAAGATGGACGTAAGATTACTTTCTTAGATACTCCAGGTCACGAGGCCTTTACTGCGATGCGTGCTCGTGGTGCTCAAGTTACTGATGTTGCTATTATTATTGTAGCGGCGGATGATAATGTGATGCCACAAACAATCGAGGCGATAAACCATGCTGCTGCTGCTGGTGTACCGATTGTATTTGCTATCAATAAAGTCGATAGAGACGCAGCGGATCCAGAACGTATAAAGAGTGAATTGGCTAATCTTAACTATATGGTTGAAGATTGGGGTGGAAAATATCAATCGCAAGAGATATCTGCAAAGACTGGTTTGGGGGTTTCTGAACTTCTAGATAAAGTTTTACTTGAATCAGAAATGCTAGACTTGAAAGCTAATCCAGATAAACGAGCTATCGGTTCTGTAGTTGAATCATCATTAGATAGAGGTCGTGGATATACTTCTACTGTGCTTGTTGAGTCAGGGACTTTACATGTAGGAGATGTTATTCTTGCTGGTCCTTACCACGGACACGTGAAAGCGATGTTTAATGAGCGTAACCAACAGGTTAAGAGTGTAGGTCCTTCTGAACCAGTATTAGTATTGGGACTGAATGGTGCACCACAGGCAGGTGATAAATTCAACTGTTTAGATAGTGAACGTGAGGCACGTCAGATTGCAAATAAACGAGAGCAGCTTCAACGAGAGCAAGGATTGAGAACTCAGAAACATATCACACTTGATGAGATTGGTCGTCGTATTGCTATTGGAAACTTCCAAGAGTTGAATGTTATTGTTAAGGGTGATGTGGATGGTTCTATTGAGGCATTGTCTGATTCACTTATTAAGCTTTCAACAGAAGAGATTCAGGTTAATATTATCCATAAGGCTGTTGGTCAGATCTCTGAATCTGATGTTATGTTGGCAACAGCATCGAATGCGATTGTTGTTGGTTTCCAAGTAAGACCTTCTATTGGAGCACGTAAATTAGCTGAGAAAGAGGAGATTGATATTCGTCTTTACTCTATTATTTATGATGCGATCGAAGAGGTTAAAGCTGCAATGGAAGGAATGCTTTCTCCTGAGATTAAAGAAGAAATTGTTGCTACAGTGGAGGTTCGTGAAATATTCAAGATCTCTAAAGTGGGTACAATTGCTGGTTGTTTCGTTCGAGAAGGAAAAGTTTCAAGAAATGCTAAGATCCGCTTAATTCGCGACGGTATCGTGGTTTATACAGGTGAATTGGCTGCGTTGAAACGTTTCAAAGACGATGTGAAAGAGGTAACACATGGTTACGAATGTGGTGTAAGTATTGAAAAGTACAACGACATTCGCGTAGACGATGTTATTGAAGCATATGAGCTAGTAGAAGTTGCTAAGAAACTTTAA
- the gcvH gene encoding glycine cleavage system protein GcvH: MNIPENLKYTKDHEWVKVEGNIATVGITDFAQSELGEIVYVEIETEDEDLDKEEVFGTVEAVKTVSDLFMPITGKVVEVNGNLEDAPELVNNDPFEEGWMIKIEIADTTELEELLDAKAYSDIVKD, from the coding sequence ATGAATATTCCAGAAAATCTAAAGTATACCAAAGACCACGAATGGGTTAAGGTTGAAGGAAATATCGCAACTGTTGGGATCACGGACTTTGCTCAATCGGAACTAGGAGAAATTGTATATGTCGAAATTGAGACTGAAGATGAAGACCTAGATAAAGAAGAAGTTTTTGGTACTGTAGAAGCTGTTAAGACCGTTTCTGACCTATTTATGCCTATTACAGGGAAAGTAGTTGAAGTGAATGGTAATCTTGAAGATGCTCCAGAACTTGTAAATAATGACCCTTTTGAAGAAGGTTGGATGATCAAAATTGAAATCGCAGATACTACTGAACTTGAAGAACTCTTAGATGCAAAAGCATATTCAGATATTGTTAAAGACTAA
- the tsaE gene encoding tRNA (adenosine(37)-N6)-threonylcarbamoyltransferase complex ATPase subunit type 1 TsaE, which produces MFKEVIQSIGDIDRVAREFLEAHSDETVFAFYGTMGVGKTTFIKALCEVLEVEDYVTSPTFSLVNEYASSKGNIFHFDFYRIKNIQEVYDFGYEEYFYSGKICLIEWPELIDPLLPTNTVVVKLEEQEDGTRMITTQKL; this is translated from the coding sequence ATGTTTAAAGAAGTAATTCAATCTATTGGAGATATTGATAGAGTGGCAAGAGAATTTTTAGAAGCACACTCTGATGAAACAGTTTTTGCTTTTTATGGAACGATGGGAGTTGGAAAAACTACATTTATAAAAGCACTGTGTGAAGTATTAGAAGTGGAGGACTATGTAACAAGTCCTACCTTTTCTTTAGTGAATGAGTACGCAAGTTCCAAAGGGAATATATTTCACTTTGATTTCTATCGGATAAAAAACATCCAAGAGGTGTATGATTTTGGATATGAAGAGTATTTCTATTCAGGGAAGATATGCCTTATAGAATGGCCTGAACTTATTGATCCTCTTCTTCCGACCAATACTGTAGTTGTTAAATTGGAAGAGCAAGAAGATGGGACCAGAATGATTACGACTCAAAAATTATAA
- a CDS encoding alanine dehydrogenase has translation MNNRDLLRLESLTQQKLLPQEELKHHISGKQQLTIGIIGSDPKEENRISLTPQGCELLIKNGNVVRMLTKAGKGASFDDVDYSEYGVDICSSLDEVFECQILVKMTPLDISEVQYLKKGQIIFSPLQLFLQSKDLIQKLQKKRVTCISFEYLQNDYNEYPIAQILSELSGMLAIQVATNYLSNDCKGRGVFLGGITGISPAEVVILGASTASEYAARSASAMGATVKVFDDSVNRLRDMNTKIGGYLSTSIFYPQALAKAFKSADVVIGALPKNSPLDLFIPEETMRILKQGAVVIDLNMMQGGCFEGSELRSMHNPSYVKNGLVYYCVRDITTRVSRSASIALSNVLTSVLLGLSNSPSIANHIRYNIGFAEGVYIYNGVLTNQDVGQHLGLDYKGLDLLFPLL, from the coding sequence ATGAATAATCGAGATTTGTTAAGACTGGAATCTCTTACCCAGCAAAAGCTTTTGCCACAAGAGGAGCTTAAGCACCATATTTCAGGGAAGCAACAGTTAACTATTGGGATTATAGGATCTGATCCCAAAGAGGAAAATAGAATTTCTCTTACTCCTCAGGGTTGTGAACTTCTGATCAAAAATGGGAATGTTGTTCGTATGCTTACAAAAGCAGGTAAAGGAGCCAGTTTTGATGATGTCGATTACTCTGAGTATGGAGTGGATATATGTAGTTCTTTAGATGAGGTCTTTGAATGTCAAATACTCGTAAAGATGACCCCTCTAGATATTTCAGAGGTTCAATATCTTAAAAAAGGACAAATAATATTCTCTCCTTTACAATTGTTTCTACAATCGAAAGACCTTATTCAGAAACTTCAAAAGAAACGTGTTACTTGTATCTCATTCGAGTATCTTCAGAATGATTACAACGAGTATCCTATTGCTCAGATATTGTCTGAATTGTCTGGTATGCTTGCAATACAAGTTGCAACAAACTACCTTTCAAATGACTGCAAGGGTAGGGGTGTTTTTTTAGGAGGTATCACAGGTATTTCTCCTGCAGAGGTTGTCATTTTAGGAGCTAGTACTGCATCTGAATATGCTGCTAGAAGTGCTTCAGCAATGGGAGCTACGGTAAAAGTGTTTGATGATAGCGTCAATCGTCTTAGAGACATGAACACAAAGATTGGTGGCTATCTTTCTACCTCTATCTTTTACCCACAAGCTTTGGCTAAGGCTTTTAAAAGTGCAGATGTAGTTATTGGTGCACTTCCCAAGAATAGTCCTTTAGATCTTTTTATTCCTGAAGAGACAATGAGGATATTAAAGCAAGGAGCGGTAGTGATTGATTTAAATATGATGCAAGGAGGCTGTTTTGAGGGGTCAGAACTAAGAAGTATGCACAATCCATCCTATGTTAAGAATGGATTGGTTTACTATTGTGTTCGGGATATTACTACACGTGTTTCACGTTCAGCCTCTATTGCATTGAGTAATGTCTTGACTTCTGTATTACTTGGACTTTCAAATAGTCCGAGCATTGCAAATCACATTCGATACAACATAGGTTTTGCAGAAGGTGTTTATATCTATAATGGGGTGTTGACCAATCAAGATGTTGGCCAACATTTGGGATTAGATTATAAGGGTTTAGACCTTCTTTTTCCTCTCTTATAG